Proteins encoded by one window of Mesorhizobium sp. INR15:
- a CDS encoding site-specific integrase has translation MATYTKLSSGSWRVQVRRKGRYVSETFLRRGDARRWATETERQVDRGETPTKSRIARLKTFGDLIDLHIGDMSDVGKSPRRSKAAALNMLQRHLGKCNVATLDRERLIRFGRERASQGAGPMTLGIDIGFIKLVLSHAAAVHGLSVKVEPVDLARIALTRLGLVGKGNERDRRPSQDEIDRLIAHFNSNPRQIAPVDRIIRFAVATAMRQEEICKARWSDVDSRMRMLLIRDRKDPRNKKGNNQRIPLFAATGYDAWAVVEEQRERRSNDDDRIFPFNHRSVGTAFRRGCAGLGIQDLHFHDLRHEGTSRLFEAGFTIEQVALVTGHKDWKMLRRYTHLKPEMLHTIHATKAA, from the coding sequence ATGGCCACCTACACAAAGCTCTCGTCCGGTTCCTGGCGTGTCCAGGTCCGTCGCAAAGGTCGCTACGTCAGCGAGACCTTCCTGCGCCGAGGCGACGCACGGCGCTGGGCGACCGAAACCGAGCGCCAAGTCGATCGCGGTGAGACGCCGACCAAGTCCCGTATAGCGCGCCTGAAAACTTTCGGCGACCTCATCGACCTTCATATCGGCGACATGAGCGATGTAGGCAAGTCCCCTCGCCGCTCCAAGGCCGCAGCCCTCAATATGCTCCAAAGACATCTGGGGAAGTGCAACGTCGCAACTCTTGATCGCGAGCGCCTCATTCGTTTCGGCCGCGAACGTGCCTCCCAGGGCGCCGGGCCGATGACTCTTGGTATCGACATCGGCTTTATAAAACTCGTCCTGTCTCATGCCGCCGCAGTTCACGGTCTTTCGGTCAAGGTCGAACCGGTCGACCTGGCGCGTATCGCTCTGACAAGACTTGGCCTTGTCGGTAAAGGGAACGAGCGAGACAGGAGGCCCAGCCAAGATGAGATCGACAGGCTCATCGCCCACTTCAATTCAAATCCTAGGCAGATAGCGCCTGTTGATCGCATTATACGTTTTGCCGTTGCTACGGCCATGCGCCAGGAGGAGATTTGCAAAGCGCGTTGGTCTGACGTCGATTCTCGCATGCGGATGCTGCTCATCCGCGACCGAAAAGATCCTCGAAACAAGAAGGGGAACAATCAGCGCATACCGCTGTTCGCTGCAACCGGATACGATGCTTGGGCGGTTGTCGAGGAGCAGCGCGAAAGGCGCAGCAACGACGATGATCGAATTTTCCCTTTCAATCATCGGTCAGTCGGCACCGCCTTCCGCCGAGGGTGCGCTGGCCTTGGCATCCAGGACCTTCATTTTCATGACTTGCGCCACGAAGGGACAAGTCGCCTGTTTGAAGCTGGGTTCACGATTGAACAGGTCGCGCTGGTCACAGGGCACAAAGATTGGAAGATGCTACGACGATACACGCATCTAAAGCCGGAGATGCTTCATACTATCCACGCGACGAAGGCTGCATAG